The following proteins are co-located in the Colletotrichum lupini chromosome 4, complete sequence genome:
- a CDS encoding AflN/verA/monooxygenase: MAITTCVAALVYFCVKFYAARQTIWRMQRAGLPMPDYSSLGGHFPLIKRIMGTLPSDSIIHNIMWKISEDYSNGIFYLSLWPFSGTMMVLADADAASQLDSLALGKGLDIIDPIEKVTGGKSLLTMKGDEWKHWRRLFNPGFSAGYMMGLTSVIADEVGIFRQKLLAKCTTGQSEVFLLEDLTLKMTFDIIGSVVLDTRLGHQTRDHPLAAALRKQVEWTSFREPLNPLERYLTIRPLVLWLNGKKLDRYLSAEVDKRLAERSANLSNSNDTTRSKSIASLFIDDYLKELGEENLGKRENPDTTQQIKHIITPQVRLFLFAGHDTTSSTLLYCYYLLSQNPEIISRTIAEHNKVFGTDPSQVRDKIHKDPQLLNMIPYTVAFIKEVLRIFAPAGAMRQGRSDVQIVDADGRVLPTEGCNVWTLVQAIHHNPKYWKDPDACIPERWLVGPEDPLYPQKGAWRPFEWGPRNCIGQTLAMLELRIALVMTVREFVIKPAYEDWDKLHPKSGIRSVKGNRAYQAVKGGGGAHPADGFPTRSYLHISIA, encoded by the exons ATGGCAATCACAACATGCGTCGCGGCGCTCGTCTACTTCTGTGTGAAGTTTTACGCTGCGCGTCAGACTATATGGCGAATGCAGCGAGCAGGATTG CCAATGCCGGATTACTCTTCCTTAGGCGGGCACTTCCCACTCATAAAACGGATCATGGGAACTTTACCTTCAGACAGTATCATCCACAACATCATGTGGAAGATATCAGAAGACTATTCCAATGGCATCTTCTACTTGAGTCTTTGGCCTTTTAGCGGCACCATGATGGTTCTCGCAGACGCTGACGCGGCGTCGCAGCTCGATAGCCTGGCTCTCGGTAAAGGGCTCGACATAATCGACCCCATTGAGAAGGTCACTGGTGGAAAGAGCCTGTTGACCATGAAAGGAGATGAATGGAAGCACTGGCGACGCTTGTTCAATCCGGGTTTCAGTGCTGGATACATGATGGGGTTGACGTCTGTCATCGCAGATGAAGTGGGCATTTTTCGTCAGAAACTTCTGGCCAAATGCACAACCGGACAGAGCGAAGTATTCCTGCTCGAGGATCTGACTCTGAAGATGACCTTCGATATAATCGGGTCTGTTGTGCT AGATACTCGACTTGGTCATCAGACGCGGGATCACCCTTTAGCAGCTGCTCTTCGAAAGCAGGTAGAATGGACTTCCTTCCGCGAGCCGCTGAATCCTTTAGAAAGATATCTCACAATCCGTCCGCTCGTTCTCTGGCTCAACGGGAAGAAGTTGGATCGGTATCTATCTGCGGAGGTCGATAAGAGACTTGCGGAGCGTTCTGCAAATCTGTCCAACTCAAACGACACAACGCGCTCGAAGTCGATAGCTTCGCTTTTCATCGATGATTATCTTAAGGAATTGGGAGAGGAAAATCTAGGCAAGAGAGAGAACCCGGACACCACGCAGCAGATCAAACATATCATCACACCCCAGGTACGACTTTTCCTGTTTGCAGGTCATGATACGACTAGCAGCACCCTGTTGTACTGCTATTATCTCCTCTCCCAGAACCCGGAGATCATATCTCGCACCATAGCAGAACATAACAAAGTCTTTGGAACGGACCCATCACAGGTTCGGGATAAAATTCATAAGGACCCTCAACTTCTTAACATGATACCCTACACCGTGGCGTTCATCAAAGAGGTTCTACGCATATTTGCCCCGGCCGGTGCTATGCGTCAAGGACGTTCCGACGTCCAGATAGTCGACGCGGACGGCCGCGTACTCCCTACAGAAGGCTGCAACGTCTGGACTCTTGTGCAGGCTATACATCACAACCCCAAGTACTGGAAAGATCCTGATGCTTGCATTCCTGAGCGTTGGCTCGTTGGCCCGGAAGACCCATTATATCCCCAAAAGGGCGCCTGGCGGCCATTTGAGTGGGGTCCACGGAACTGCATCGGGCAGACGTTGGCGATGCTCGAGTTGAGAATCGCGCTGGTCATGACTGTGAGAGAGTTTGTCATCAAGCCTGCGTACGAAGACTGGGATAAGCTTCATCCTAAATCCGGTATTCGTAGCGTCAAAGGTAATAGGGCGTATCAAGCAGTAAAGGGCGGGGGCGGGGCACATCCGGCAGATGGATTCCCT ACTCGGTCGTATCTACACATTAGCATTGCTTAA